In Phycisphaerae bacterium, the DNA window GTGCGGTTGGTCATCTGTGCTGCTCTCGCGACATGCGGCGGATGGTTAATATGCAGCGTCATCTTCATTTCGAGCTGCCGATAGAACGTCGGCATGTCCATCGCAACCGATTGCAGTTGCTTTCGTTCGGATTCCGCGCGGTACAGTTCCCCGCGCTGTCGATCCTCGTCGGAGATCGTCCATTGTTCGAAGCAATCGAGCGCATCGATAACGGCCGGATAGCCTGCGGGATCTTTCGGTAGCTGGATTGTCAGGACCTCGTGGAGCGATTTTCGCATCAAGTCGCATTCGACGGGGCTGTCGTCAATAAAGACAAAGCTGTCGATGCCGAGATTCAACTCGTCGGCAATTTCGCGGAGATTCTGCGGCTTTGCGTTCCAGTTAACCCGAAGACTCGCAAAGTGCTTTCGGCGGAGCACCATGTCCGGATGCTGATCGAGAACCTGCTCGACCGCGCCCGGTTCATTCTTGCTCGCGATGACCAGCACGACGCCGCGCTGGTGAAGATCGAGCACTTTCTTCTGAAACGCGACGTAAGCATTTCCGGGGAAGTCCTTACCCAGCGCAATGCCGTGCGTGCCCACATCGCCGACGACGCCTCCCCAGAGCGTGTGATCGGCATCCAGGGCGAGCACTTTTTTCGAGAGGCCATAAAGAGGACGCAAGTGCTGCACATAGAAGCCCGCTAATCGCCAGTAATGCTGGCTGGCGACCGGAATCCGTGCGAACAGACGGGTGCGCGCGTCACTCCACGACTCGCGCCCGATGCGTGCCACAAGGCCGTCATAATCAAGTACGTAGGCGTTTCCAATCTCCTTCGCCAGTGTTAGAAGCCGCTGGTTTGCTGCGCGAATGACCGCGGACTGCGAATGCGATGCGGCCATGTCGGCAATCCCAAGGGCGGGTGCGACGACCGATTCATAGTTCTGAATAAGAATTGGCGATTTGGAACGCTGGCGATACGAATCGAGAGCGGCTCGGAGTCGAGCAAACCATTCATTAACGAGTCGATCGCACTCTTCGGGCGGCAGGCTGTTGAATTCATCGTAGATCGCGGCGCAGGTGTCGGCGAGGCGCACCGCGAGCAGTATCGCCTGGGGGGCGAAGGCTGAAAGCTCCGATTGCGGATCGATCAATTCCTGCTCGAATCGGCCATAGGGGCTGACATAGGTCTCCAGCGCGAAGCCCGCGCGGACGCCTTGCAATTCCATCGCAGCCTTAAGCGGATCAAAAGTGAATGAAGCCAGACAGGCCAATCGGAGTGGCACGCGTCCGAGTACCGCGCGCAGCGCATCGATCTGACGAGCGGCCTGATTCATTCTGACAATCCCCGGCTGTGCAGCCAGCGCGTCGAGAAGCTCGACTGCGTCGGAAGCCGTGAGCGGGGAGGGCCGGGATGTTTCAGTGTCTTGCATCACGGTGAATCAGCCTTCCACAGTCGCGTTCTTGCTGGAACTCCCAGGATTTCGGTTCATTCCGTGACTCTTATTCATTCATATTCAGTGGCGGCAGCGGCTGACTCCAGAAGCTCAATCATCATGCCTTGATACATGGTGAACGCAACGCGCCGCCCGCCAAAGGCGATCGCGGGCTTTGGTGGAGACACAATCATGACACCACTGGATCGCAGATGGTCGAGCGCCGCTTCCATATCGGTCACTTCGTGGCATGTATGGTAAAGGGCGATTCCACGTCGAAGAAGTCCATTGAGGCTGGCTTCGGCGGTCAACGGCTGCAAGAGCTCGATTCTCAGGCCGCCGACAAGCATGAATCGAATTTTCACCTGTTGCAGTGGATCCTCGAATTCGTCGGGCTCAGCCTTCGCGCCGTATGCCGCCTCGTAGAACCGCGCAGCCTGTTCGATATCGGCAACCGCCACGCCAACGTGATGAAACGGTCCAAGATGTTCAACGATTGCGTTCAATCAGGTGTTCCATCAGGTCGCGGATTGCGCCTGCGATGATTGCATGTCTGATCGCGCTTGCAGTTTCGGGCTGGGGCGCAGGGGTTTACGCCAACCGATTTGTCTGCCGCGCGGGTTTCCGCCGAAGTTGGAAAAGGGAGGAACACTCCGCGTCACTTCCGACGAAGCATGTACGATCGCTCCGCGTCCAATCGTTACGCCCGGCATCACCCGCGCCATGATACCCACGAAACTGTATTCCTCGATGATCACCGGCGCTTCATAGACATGCTGCTGGTCCTTCGGCGCCATATGCGACATGCTGACAAGCTGGCCGGGGTCGGAGGGAATCATGGCGACTCCGGTCGCACTGTAGATATGTGCATTGGCCGAGATGCCGACGAGGTCGCCGATCCGGACGCCGCCGCGTCCGGCGATATGAACGCCCGGGCCGAGATGGACATGATTGGCGATCTCGATCGAGCCGCGCTGTCCTTGACGGCGATTGCCCGCTCCCAGCCGCACGAAGGTGTCGATATGACAGTGCGAGCCGATCGAGACGTTCTCCGGGCCCCAGATTTCCACGTTTTGGTCGATCATCGTGTTCTGACCGAGGGACTTCAGTTTGGCCTTCCAGTACGCTCCGCGAAGGAAGAATCCAAATGAATTTCTTGTGAAGGTGCGGGCGACGGTTTCCAGCCCCCAGTTGAGCACCGGGATCGTCGCT includes these proteins:
- a CDS encoding HAD family hydrolase; this translates as MQDTETSRPSPLTASDAVELLDALAAQPGIVRMNQAARQIDALRAVLGRVPLRLACLASFTFDPLKAAMELQGVRAGFALETYVSPYGRFEQELIDPQSELSAFAPQAILLAVRLADTCAAIYDEFNSLPPEECDRLVNEWFARLRAALDSYRQRSKSPILIQNYESVVAPALGIADMAASHSQSAVIRAANQRLLTLAKEIGNAYVLDYDGLVARIGRESWSDARTRLFARIPVASQHYWRLAGFYVQHLRPLYGLSKKVLALDADHTLWGGVVGDVGTHGIALGKDFPGNAYVAFQKKVLDLHQRGVVLVIASKNEPGAVEQVLDQHPDMVLRRKHFASLRVNWNAKPQNLREIADELNLGIDSFVFIDDSPVECDLMRKSLHEVLTIQLPKDPAGYPAVIDALDCFEQWTISDEDRQRGELYRAESERKQLQSVAMDMPTFYRQLEMKMTLHINHPPHVARAAQMTNRTNQFNMHTTRCTEDDIRAFMADGSHEIVTVALADRFGDNGIIGMALVRRDAAEWTIRQFLMSCRVLGRTVEQSLLQWIADRAKKSGIKRLLAEFVPTPKNKPFAVFFRSCGLTLAGKRDDKVELWELALESRQVEPIPDWIQLTAHEG
- a CDS encoding VOC family protein — encoded protein: MNAIVEHLGPFHHVGVAVADIEQAARFYEAAYGAKAEPDEFEDPLQQVKIRFMLVGGLRIELLQPLTAEASLNGLLRRGIALYHTCHEVTDMEAALDHLRSSGVMIVSPPKPAIAFGGRRVAFTMYQGMMIELLESAAAATEYE